Proteins from one Dermacentor variabilis isolate Ectoservices chromosome 1, ASM5094787v1, whole genome shotgun sequence genomic window:
- the LOC142589647 gene encoding protein stunted-like gives MTYWRVAGLTYLQFSSIAARAVRNSVKKDAHQMASAASLESTIKMATWKDGKPIKKET, from the exons ATGACTTACTGGAGAGTAGCCGGCCTCAC TTACCTACAGTTCTCATCAATAGCTGCAAGAGCCGTTAGGAACTCAGTGAAGAAAGATGCACATCAAATGGCTTCAGCGGCTTCCTTGGAGTCCACCATTAAGATGGCTACATGGAAGGATGGAAAACCGATCA aaaaagaGACGTGA